Proteins co-encoded in one Papaver somniferum cultivar HN1 chromosome 5, ASM357369v1, whole genome shotgun sequence genomic window:
- the LOC113284507 gene encoding pentatricopeptide repeat-containing protein At1g15510, chloroplastic-like → MAVSAKTPANPLPTELIHPHKPKTHLPKSLKFAPNTTNFQISFKRTQEISAFQSNSIEDNTNLNSEISQLCLQGNLEQALQCLNTMEEIRVSVEEETYISVLRLCEWKRAVEEGNRVYSRIAKSMTHLSIRLGNALLSMFVRFDNLLDAWFVFGKMSERDIFSWNVILGGYAKSGFFDEALNLYHRMLWVGIKPDVYTFPCVLRTCGGIQDLSRGKEIHVHVVRFGFESHVDVINALITMYVKCGDVYSARLLFDKMRKKDRISWNAMISGYFENEEFLEGLKLFLKMQSLEIQPDLMTMTSVISASELLGDEKLGSAIHGYVIKTGFCIDVSVNNALIQMHCSIGSLVEAENLFCRMKVKDVVSWTAIICGYEKNELPNKAVESYKQMVVEGVNPDEITIASVLSACSSLGLLDTGIKLHKLANRTRLIQYTIVRNTLIEMYSKCRLVDKALEVFKQIPEKNVISWTSMIFGLRINNRSLEALTLFRQMKSSLKPNLVTLVAVLSTCANLGALMCGKEIHAHVLRSGLDLVRFLPNSLIDMYVRCGKMDYAWVQFEMYEEKDVSSWNIMLTGFAERGQGKQASDLFRRMTVEGVNPDEVTFISLLCACSKSGMVNEGREYFDIIKNLYAITPNLKHYACMVDLLGRAGFLQEALEFIENMPLKPDPAVWGALLNACKIHKNVELGELAAKYIFEMDSESVGYYLLLCNLYSAVGRWYGVASVRKIMSENGLTVDPGCSWVEVKGSVHAFLSGDESHPQIKEIKGVLEGLDERMKKAGSEILGSASIIEKTETSRADIFCGHSERLAVGFALINTVPGMPIRVTKNLYMCGSCHNTMKFISKIVRREITVRDTEQFHNFKDGICSCGDEGYWRKLRE, encoded by the coding sequence ATGGCGGTCTCTGCTAAAACCCCAGCAAACCCTCTTCCAACAGAGCTTATCCATCCTCACAAACCTAAAACCCACTTACCAAAATCACTAAAATTTGCTCCAAACACAACAAATTTCCAAATTTCCTTCAAAAGAACCCAAGAAATCTCTGCTTTTCAATCAAACTCCATTGAAGATAACACAAACTTAAACTCTGAAATTTCTCAACTATGTCTTCAAGGAAACTTAGAACAAGCTCTACAATGCTTGAATACCATGGAAGAAATCCGGGTTTCTGTAGAAGAAGAAACTTACATTTCAGTGTTAAGACTCTGCGAATGGAAACGAGCTGTGGAAGAAGGAAACCGGGTTTACTCAAGAATTGCAAAATCAATGACCCATTTGAGCATTCGATTGGGTAATGCTCTGTTAAGTATGTTTGTAAGGTTTGATAATTTACTTGATGCATggtttgtgtttggtaaaatgagTGAAAGGGATATCTTTTCATGGAATGTTATATTGGGTGGATATGCAAAGTCTGGGTTTTTTGATGAAGCATTGAATTTGTATCATAGGATGTTATGGGTAGGGATTAAACCAGATGTTTATACTTTTCCTTGTGTTTTGAGGACTTGTGGTGGTATTCAAGATTTGAGTCGCGGAAAGgaaattcatgttcatgttgttagGTTCGGGTTTGAATCTCATGTAGATGTTATTAATGCTTTGATTACTATGTATGTGAAATGTGGAGATGTTTATAGTGCGAGGTTGTTGTTCGATAAGATGCGTAAAAAGGATAGAATTTCTTGGAATGCAATGATTTCAGGGTATTTTGAGAATGAAGAGTTTTTAGAGGGATTGAAATTGTTTTTGAAGATGCAAAGTCTTGAAATTCAGCCAGATTTGATGACTATGACTAGTGTGATATCTGCTTCTGAGCTTCTCGGTGATGAGAAATTGGGGAGTGCAATTCATGGTTATGTGATCAAAACGGGGTTCTGTATTGACGTTTCGGTGAATAATGCGTTGATTCAAATGCATTGTAGTATTGGGAGTTTGGTGGAAGCTGAGAATTTGTTTTGTAGAATGAAAGTAAAAGATGTTGTGTCATGGACAGCGATAATATGTGGTTACGAGAAGAATGAATTGCCGAACAAAGCTGTAGAAAGTTACAAACAAATGGTGGTCGAGGGTGTGAATCCTGATGAGATCACGATTGCCAGTGTTCTATCTGCATGTTCCTCTTTAGGACTTCTTGATACAGGTATTAAGCTTCACAAACTTGCTAACCGTACAAGGCTGATTCAGTATACTATAGTGAGAAACACCCTTATTGAAATGTATTCAAAATGTAGGTTAGTTGATAAGGCACTGGAAGTCTTCAAACAAATACCAGAAAAGAATGTTATATCTTGGACTTCTATGATTTTTGGGTTAAGAATTAATAACCGCAGTCTCGAAGCTTTAACATTATTTCGGCAGATGAAGTCAAGTTTAAAGCCCAATTTAGTCACACTAGTTGCTGTTCTTTCTACCTGCGCTAACCTAGGAGCTTTGATGTGTGGAAAAGAAATTCATGCCCATGTTTTAAGGAGTGGTTTGGATCTCGTCAGATTCTTACCAAACTCACTTATAGATATGTATGTAAGATGTGGAAAGATGGATTATGCTTGGGTTCAGTTTGAAATGTATGAAGAAAAAGATGTTTCTTCTTGGAATATCATGTTAACAGGATTTGCCGAACGAGGACAGGGAAAACAGGCATCTGATCTTTTCCGTAGAATGACAGTTGAAGGGGTTAATCCTGATGAAGTTACTTTCATTTCTCTGTTATGTGCGTGCAGTAAATCGGGGATGGTAAATGAAGGTCGGGAGTATTTTGACATCATTAAAAACCtatatgccattaccccaaatctaaAGCACTATGCATGTATGGTAGATCTACTTGGTCGTGCAGGTTTTCTACAGGAGGCTCTTGAGTTTATAGAAAATATGCCTCTGAAGCCTGATCCTGCTGTATGGGGAGCACTGTTAAATGCTTGCAAGATCCACAAGAACGTCGAACTTGGAGAACTTGCAGCAAAATACATCTTCGAGATGGACTCAGAAAGTGTTGGGTATTATTTACTTCTGTGTAATCTTTATTCTGCCGTTGGGAGGTGGTATGGAGTTGCTAGTGTGAGAAAGATAATGAGCGAGAACGGGTTAACTGTTGATCCTGGTTGCAGCTGGGTGGAGGTTAAAGGAAGTGTCCACGCTTTTCTAAGCGGGGACGAATCTCATCCCCAGATCAAGGAGATAAAGGGAGTTTTAGAAGGTCTGGATGAAAGAATGAAGAAAGCAGGTTCTGAAATTCTTGGTAGTGCTAGTATAATAGAAAAAACTGAGACTTCGAGAGCAGATATCTTTTGTGGGCACAGCGAGAGACTGGCTGTTGGGTTTGCACTGATTAACACTGTTCCAGGTATGCCCATTCGTGTGACAAAGAACCTATATATGTGTGGAAGCTGTCATAATACAATGAAGTTCATTTCTAAGATTGTTCGCCGAGAGATAACAGTCAGAGATACTGAGCAGTTCCACAATTTCAAAGATGGAATCTGCTCGTGTGGAGATGAAGGGTATTGGAGAAAACTGAGAGAGTAA
- the LOC113284508 gene encoding root phototropism protein 3-like: MKKVSTPAESTVISTTSPTKYTSKFWFDDACILDMDHFIKNLYVIKEKGVRPDLISSIIANYASKWLPDLSTEEPMKSPATLTGSPVSVTALWMKKRFFVETLVGILPSEKNSVPCDFLLRLLRTANMVGVEMNYRAELEKRISLQLDQATLKELMIPAFDHNCGTLLDVELVLRLVHRFLNLDEVSKSGTSLVKVARLIDAYLAETALDTNLSLLEFISLAGALPNHARIADDGLYRAIDTYLKVHPNVSKQERKILCRVIDSQKLSPEASYHAAQNERLPVRAVIQVLYSEQTKLNRQLDWSGSFSGLRSPNPPPEAPPVRCHSKRDMANQHIEIKRLREDVHRLQNQCNTMQGQIERLMEKKKGIFSWKKLAVPMFQSVNAVGMIEDGEAGDKVGQTPVNMKTKLVRTPGRWRKSMS; encoded by the exons ATGAAGAAGGTTTCAACACCTGCTGAATCTACAGTCATCTCTACAACATCACCGACGAAATATACGAGCAAATTCTGGTTCGACGATGCATGTATTCTTGACATGGATCACTTCATTAAAAACCTATACGTCATTAAAGAGAAAGGTGTAAGACCTGATTTGATTTCATCTATTATAGCGAATTACGCATCGAAATGGCTCCCTGATCTTTCCACTGAAGAACCCATGAAAAGTCCGGCAACTTTGACAGGTTCGCCTGTGAGTGTTACAGCTTTGTGGATGAAGAAGAGATTTTTTGTCGAGACTTTAGTTGGAATACTTCCTTCTGAGAAAAACTCCGTACCTTGTGACTTCTTGCTGAGACTTCTCCGAACAGCGAATATGGTCGGAGTTGAGATGAACTATCGAGCTGAGCTTGAGAAAAGGATTTCATTGCAACTCGATCAAGCGACTCTGAAAGAGTTAATGATACCTGCTTTTGATCATAATTGTGGGACTTTGCTGGATGTTGAACTTGTTCTTCGTTTGGTGCATAGGTTTCTTAACCTTGATGAAGTGTCAAAGAGCGGGACTTCTCTGGTTAAGGTTGCGAGACTGATTGATGCTTACCTTGCAGAAACTGCTCTTGACACAAATTTGTCACTGTTGGAGTTCATTTCACTTGCCGGAGCTCTTCCTAACCACGCTCGTATAGCGGATGATGGGTTGTACCGAGCTATCGACACCTACCTCAAA GTGCATCCAAATGTGTCGAAACAAGAGAGGAAAATTCTGTGTAGAGTGATTGACAGCCAGAAACTTTCGCCTGAAGCTTCATACCATGCTGCACAAAACGAGCGGTTACCTGTGCGTGCAGTAATTCAAGTTCTCTACTCTGAGCAAACAAAGCTCAACCGTCAACTTGATTGGAGTGGTTCGTTCAGTGGACTTCGAAGCCCAAACCCTCCTCCTGAGGCGCCCCCTGTACGTTGCCACTCAAAACGTGATATGGCAAATCAGCATATAGAGATAAAGAGGTTGCGTGAAGATGTTCATAGGCTTCAGAACCAGTGCAACACCATGCAAGGTCAGATAGAAAGACTcatggagaagaagaaagggatATTCAGCTGGAAGAAATTAGCAGTTCCTATGTTTCAATCTGTTAACGCGGTGGGAATGATCGAAGATGGTGAAGCAGGAGACAAAGTAGGGCAAACACCGGTGAATATGAAAACAAAGCTGGTGAGAACTCCCGGGAGATGGAGAAAGTCCATGTCGTGA